From the Maioricimonas rarisocia genome, one window contains:
- a CDS encoding DUF11 domain-containing protein: MTDSIRSIRRSRARTLFRRAVLAAGLWGGSAGLLLCTSSCRTPTAWQPSQPARPIASQTDELPHAAPVATMPQSVAQADSSVSQDVQHANATEPAASPSMIQQTTWVPPVPRMPASAIAPPAGTQQIPSDDRAGVAAVRPISHEIEPRTAVVAEVCPPGYPGVPNTCPPGAACPPSYAVVPPGYERWEYGDEYLCDGGDRGLPVHYDGFGRRGLETEDTIGEFKDHTGEPHVRPSSRVCIYAPRFAEVRTASLPVTDIAVNKLAANQDRIGPGGFDTRLIPGQQEQTDELRGVEMRSRASGVDVDMTDSAMAKVDRLDSHVKLVNVYEDLSFAKDVQIDQLDVAVVDDALQNALAWSGDTITYIIAHNRKGQELTSQFKAEEYVGIEDKRTPGDLKIIKLADRKTAQPGDVVTFKIHFENIGGRELFEVRIVDNLTPRLQYIEGSATSELEGRVQIEDNGEGSQILTFELFEPLPGETSGTVTFECRVR, from the coding sequence ATGACCGACTCCATTCGTTCAATTCGACGCTCGCGGGCTCGCACGCTCTTTCGCAGGGCCGTCCTCGCCGCCGGTCTCTGGGGAGGTTCCGCCGGACTGCTGCTGTGCACCAGCTCCTGCCGGACGCCCACCGCCTGGCAGCCGTCACAGCCCGCCCGCCCGATCGCCAGTCAGACGGACGAACTGCCGCACGCGGCTCCTGTGGCCACCATGCCGCAGTCGGTGGCTCAGGCGGACTCTTCAGTGAGTCAGGACGTCCAGCACGCGAACGCAACAGAGCCGGCCGCATCGCCGTCGATGATTCAGCAGACCACCTGGGTGCCGCCTGTGCCCCGGATGCCCGCCTCGGCGATCGCACCGCCGGCAGGAACGCAGCAGATCCCGTCGGACGATCGTGCCGGCGTCGCGGCCGTTCGCCCGATCTCACATGAGATCGAGCCCCGGACCGCGGTCGTTGCGGAAGTCTGCCCGCCCGGTTACCCGGGGGTGCCGAACACCTGCCCGCCCGGAGCGGCATGTCCTCCCTCGTATGCGGTCGTGCCGCCCGGCTACGAACGGTGGGAGTACGGTGACGAGTACCTCTGCGACGGTGGGGACCGTGGACTGCCGGTCCACTACGACGGCTTCGGACGCCGCGGCCTCGAAACCGAAGATACGATCGGCGAGTTCAAGGACCATACGGGCGAACCGCACGTCCGTCCCAGCAGTCGCGTCTGCATCTACGCACCGCGGTTTGCCGAAGTCCGGACCGCCTCCCTGCCGGTGACCGACATCGCCGTCAACAAGCTGGCGGCGAATCAGGACCGGATCGGCCCCGGTGGCTTTGACACCCGCCTGATTCCCGGGCAGCAGGAACAGACCGACGAACTGCGCGGCGTCGAGATGCGTTCGCGTGCCAGTGGTGTCGACGTCGACATGACCGACAGTGCCATGGCGAAGGTCGACCGGCTCGACAGCCACGTCAAACTGGTCAACGTCTACGAAGATCTGTCGTTTGCGAAAGACGTGCAGATCGATCAACTCGATGTCGCTGTCGTCGACGATGCCCTCCAGAACGCCCTCGCCTGGTCGGGTGATACCATCACCTACATCATCGCACACAATCGGAAGGGGCAGGAGCTGACGTCACAGTTCAAGGCCGAAGAATACGTCGGCATCGAAGACAAGCGAACGCCCGGCGACCTGAAGATCATCAAGCTGGCCGACCGCAAGACGGCCCAACCCGGCGACGTGGTCACCTTCAAGATCCACTTCGAAAACATCGGTGGGCGTGAACTGTTCGAAGTCCGCATCGTCGACAACCTGACGCCGCGACTGCAGTACATTGAAGGATCCGCCACTTCCGAACTCGAAGGCCGCGTGCAGATCGAGGACAACGGCGAAGGAAGCCAGATCCTGACGTTCGAACTCTTCGAACCGCTGCCGGGCGAAACGTCCGGTACTGTGACCTTCGAGTGTCGCGTGCGGTAA
- a CDS encoding transaldolase family protein, whose translation MQLFLDSAETDEIAYALEYWNIDGITTNPRHVKNSGKAYLTVLEEIADLVKDTETPVSVQVNPRLNDWTRMVDEASRLAEISPNFVIKLAAGEDGFRAVQELTQREIQTNVTLVFSVSQAWHAARNGATYVSPFVGWKENHGDAGVDLIADCAVMLDNFGYPTQIIAAAIRNTRQIGDVALAGAHCVTAAGSVYRDSFRNPYTDMGNKIFGDAWDGTEMD comes from the coding sequence ATGCAGCTTTTTCTGGATAGTGCCGAAACGGACGAGATTGCCTACGCCCTGGAGTACTGGAACATCGACGGGATCACGACGAACCCGCGTCACGTCAAGAACTCGGGCAAGGCGTATCTCACAGTCCTGGAAGAGATTGCCGACCTGGTCAAGGATACGGAGACTCCGGTCAGCGTGCAGGTCAATCCACGACTGAACGACTGGACGCGGATGGTCGACGAAGCGAGCCGCCTGGCCGAGATCTCGCCGAATTTCGTCATCAAGCTGGCCGCGGGTGAAGACGGCTTCCGTGCCGTGCAGGAGCTGACGCAGCGGGAGATCCAGACGAACGTCACGCTGGTCTTTTCGGTCTCGCAGGCCTGGCATGCGGCCCGCAATGGAGCGACGTACGTCAGTCCATTCGTCGGCTGGAAGGAGAATCACGGCGACGCCGGCGTGGATCTCATCGCTGACTGCGCGGTGATGCTGGACAACTTCGGGTACCCGACGCAGATCATCGCAGCGGCCATCCGCAACACACGCCAGATCGGTGATGTGGCGCTTGCCGGGGCCCACTGTGTGACCGCAGCAGGAAGCGTTTATCGCGACAGTTTCCGCAACCCCTATACCGACATGGGGAACAAGATCTTCGGCGACGCCTGGGACGGGACCGAGATGGACTGA